The DNA window GGCCCACTCCCAGATCCTGACCATACGCTCAAAGTTCTTCCGTTCGATTCTACATCAAGACATGAAGTGGTACGACTTCAACCAGAGTGGTGAAGTGGCCAGCCGAATGAATGAGTAAGTGAATCATTATCATAATCAATgacatttccaaaaaaaagcataattgtttttttttttttgccagctTTCATATCAAAAAGCTGCTTGTCTAGTTCTTATCAATTTGATAACAAGAAGGTCTGAGTCTTCGATTATTTCCATAAATAACCATCTTAGGGATCAGACAAAGAAgagaataataatataatgttCTGTCCTTTTCAGGGATCTGTCCAAGATGGAGGATGGCCTGGCTGAGAAAGTAGTGATGTTTATCCATTACTTTGTTTCCTTCGTGGGATCACTGGTCCTGGCCTTTGTCAAGGGCTGGCAGCTATCGTTGGTGTGTCTGACCAGTCTGCCGCTGACCTTCATCGCCATGGGTCTGGTGTCCGTGGCCACGTCCCGTCTGGCCAAGAAGGAGGTGACCATGTACGCCGGCGCCGCCGTGGTGGCCGAAGGAGCTCTCTCCGGCATTCGCACAGTGAAAGCTTTTGAGGGAGAGGCGAAGGAGTTGGCCGCGTACAGGCAAAGCGTGGTTGCCGCCAAGCTGCTGAACATCAAGAGGAACATGTTCTCCGGCATCGGTTTCGGTCTGCTGTGGTTCTTCATCTACGCCTCCTACTCCCTGGCCTTCTGGTACGGAGTGGGTCTGGTGATCAAGGGATACAACGATCCCTACTACGCCAACTACGATGCCGGCACCATGATCACCGTGTTCTTCTCGGTCATGATGGGCTCCATGAATATTGGTATGGCGGCTCCGTACATTGAGGCCTTTGGAATCGCCAAGGGTGCCTGTGCCAAGGTCTTCCACATCATCGAGCAGATCCCCATCATTAATCCCATCGATGCTGGCGGTAAAAAGTTGAACGAGCCCCTGACTTCCATTGAGTTCAGGGACGTGGAGTTCCAATACCCAACGCGTGCGGAGATCCCCATTCTAAACAAACTGAACCTGGAGATCCATCGAGGCCAGACGGTGGCCCTGGTGGGTCCCTCTGGCTGTGGCAAGTCGACCTGCATCCAGCTCATCCAGCGATTCTACGATCCCCAGGCTGGTAATCTTTACTTTAATGGCACCAACCTTAAGGACATCGACATCAACTGGCTGCGCTCTAGGATCGGAGTGGTGGGTCAGGAGCCAGTCCTCTTTGGCGTTTCTATCTACGAAAATATCCGATacggccgggaagatgccactCGGGAGGAGATCGAggcggcagctgcagcagccaATGCGGCCATTTTCATCAAGAAACTACCCAAGGGCTATCACACCCTTGTGGGCGAGCGCGGAGCTCAGCTGTCTGGAGGGCAGAAGCAGAGGATAGCTATCGCTCGTGCCCTGATCCGTGACCCCGAGATACTGCTACTGGATGAGGCTACCTCTGCTCTGGACACGGCCAGTGAGGCTAAGGTCCAAGCTGCCCTGGAGAAGGTGAGCGCTGGCAGAACCACCATCGTGGTGGCCCATCGTTTGTCCACCGTTCGTCGGGCGGACAGGATTGTGGTGATCAACAAGGGAGAAGTGGTGGAGAGCGGAACGCACCAGGAGCTAATGGAGCTGAAGGATCACTATTACAACCTGGTAACCACCCAATTGGGTGACGATGATGGCTCAGTCCTAAGTCCCACCGGTGACATCTACAAGAACTTTGACATCAAGGATGAGGACGAAGAGGAAATCAAGATTCTCAGCGAGGATGAGGACGAAGAGGAGGTGGTGGCAGACAAGAAGGataagaaaaagaagaagaaggtcaAGGACCCCAACGAGGTGAAGCCCATGGCCGAGGTTATGAAGATGAGCAAACCGGAGTACCTGCAGATCACCATTGGCTGCATCTCGTCCGTGATCATGGGATGTGCCATGCCCGTCTTTGCAGTGCTCTTCGGCAGCATCTTGCAGATCCTCTCGGTGAAGGATAACGATGAATACGTGCGCGAGAACTCTAACCAATACAGTCTGTACTTCCTGATCGCCGGAATCGTGGTGGGCTTTGCCACGTTCTTCCAGATTTACTTCTTCGGTATCGCCGGTGAGAGGCTGACGGAACGTCTCCGAGGTCTCATGTTCGAGACGATGCTGCGCCAGGAGGTTGCCTGGTTCGACGACAAGGCCAATGGTACCGGAAGCCTTTGTGCTCGACTCTCCGGAGATGCTGCTGCAGTTCAGGGGGTAAGTTCATAAGACAGCTCTTCCAAGTAACCTTTCCTAATTATCTTAATTTCTTTTAGGCCACTGGTCAGCGAATTGGAACCATCATCCAGTCCATTTCCACCCTCGTCCTGGGCATCGGCTTGTCCATGTACTACGAGTGGAGTCTCGGTCTGGTGGCCCTGGCCTTCACGCCCTTCATCCTGATCGCCTTCTACATGCAGCGCACCCTGATGGCCAAGGAGAACATGGGTTCAGCCAAGACCATGGAGAACTGCACCAAGCTGGCCGTCGAAGTGGTTTCCAACATTCGTACTGTGGTCTCTCTGGGTCGTGAGGAGATGTTCCACCAGAATTACATTAGCATGCTGATCCCAGCTGTGGCAATTTCCAAGAGGAATACCCACTTCCGAGGTATGGTCTACGGTCTCGCCCGTTCCCTTATGTTCTTTGCCTACGCCGCCTGTATGTACTACGGAACCTGGTGTGTGATCAACCGAGGAATCGAGTTTGGAGATGTCTTCAAGTAAGTGGAGAGATAAGCGAGGTCAACCAATTAGTTTTTTTAACATCTGCCTCTCCTTTAGGGTTTCCCAAGCGCTCATCATGGGTACAGCCTCGATTGCCAACGCCTTGGCCTTTGCTCCCAACATGCAGAAGGGCGTGTCGGCGGCCAAGACCATCTTTACCTTCCTCCGCCGCCAGCCGATGATTGTGGACCGACCGGGAGTATCTCGTGCTCCGTGGCACAGCGAAGGAAATGTCCGCTACGAAAAGGTGGAGTTCAGCTATCCCACGCGCCGTGAGATTCAGGTTCTAAAGGGCCTAAATCTGAGCGTGCTCAAGGGTCAGAAGGTTGCCCTGGTGGGTCCTTCAGGTTGTGGCAAGTCCACTTGCATCCAGCTGGTTCAGCGATTCTACGACGTAGATGGGGGAGCTACTCTTATAGACGAGCAGGATGTGCGCGACGTCTCCATGACGAATCTGCGCCACCAATTGGGTATCGTGTCCCAGGAGCCCATCCTCTTCGATCGCACAATCAAGGAAAATATTTCCTACGGTGACAACTCCAGGATTGTGACCGACCAGGAGATCATCTCCGCCTGCAAGAAGTCCAATATCCACGAGTTCATCGCTAACCTGCCATTGGTAAGTTCACTTTTTCGCTATTCCTTTCAGAACCTTTAATAATTTCCGGTACCTTTGCAGGGCTATGAAACGAGAATGGGTGAGAAGGGTGCTCAGTTGTCGGGAGGTCAAAAGCAACGCATTGCTATTGCAAGAGCTCTCATCCGGAACCCTAAGATCATGCTGCTCGACGAGGCCACCTCTGCCCTGGACGCTGAAAGTGAGAAGGTGGGTGTAGAGGTCCCAACAAATAGCGAAGATCCCTATTAACTCCTCTCCAAATTAGGTTGTCCAAGATGCACTCGATGCCGCCTCTGAGGGTCGTACCACCATTACTATAGCCCATCGATTGTCCACCGTTGTCCACTCGGACGTCATCGTGGTCCTGGAGAACGGAGTGGTTTGCGAGGCGGGAGACCACAAGCAACTGCTGGAAAACCGAGGACTCTACTACACGCTCTACAAACTTCAGAGCGGAGCCATGTAGGCACTCATCATAGCTTAGTTCTAGCTTAGTGAATTGCGAACAACGACACTATAGTATTTGTACAAAAGCTCCATAGTTTAGGTAATCTAAGATTATTTATCTttactaattatttaatatctcgaggaatttataaattaatttttacggAAACCTTTCTTcaatattctaaaaaataaacgatatttttgtatgtaaatgtttgtttttgttttatttttagtttacatcgatttgtttaaatttaattgcataTTACCCAGTCGAATTGGTTGTCCACTGGAAACCAACATACAATTTAGCTTAAAGTAGGACCTCCAAATGATCGTTTGCTTAGTTGTCCGCGTCTAGAACGCCGTGGCCGCTTTGCGAATTGAGTTTTTGTGCTGTGCTCGGTATTGTACAACTACAACTAGTTTAGAATATAcgtaaaaataatcaaaatcttACAGGAACACAACACAACACTGACCACGCAATTAAGATCAGGGAGAACGTAGCTCGGTTgcataataaacaataaaaactttatgCAGTCTACCATATCGGCTCCCTGGCGGCCTGGACTACGTCTTTTAGCTTGGAAGTCACATTGTCTGATTTGACCTGATCGCATCTGATTGAGTTTACTACACATTTTTTGGGTAAATGCTTGTGGCTTTGTGTGATTCATGATTCAGAAAAGGAATATGACGACGTGTTTGTGTTTAACGTAGAACTTAATCGAAATCCAGAAgcggttattattaaataggGGAACAACAACTATGACTATGGTTGCCTAATTTAGTTCTTCTCTTCCTTCTTGGCTTCGCCAGAAGTGTCGCTTGAACTGCTGCTGTCGGAAGAGCCGGCTCCAGCGTTGCTCTCGCGCTCAGCGGACATCTGAAAGGGGAAGAATGCATTAGCATTTGATCTACTAGAAAAGGCAGTTTAAGGGAACTCACCTTCTTGTAGGCCAGCTCGAAGAGCTTCAGGGACGACTGCTGCAGCGAGGAGGTGGCCTTCCTGACTTCCTCCAGGTCGGCGGTCTCCTTATTGGCCAGCAACGTGCGCAGATCAGCAATCTCCTTCTTCAGCTTCTCGCACTACAGATAAAATCCAAGTTTTAGTAGGGATAAGAATAccattataatttaaataattacctCCTCAGCAGGCAGCTGGCTCTTGAACTCCTCCATCTTGGTCTCAGTGTCGTGGACTATGCTTTCGCCCTGGTTAACAATCTCGATCAGCTCACGCTTCTGCTTGTCGGCGGTGGCGTACTCCTCGGCCTTCTTGATCATGTTCTCGATTTCGTCCTTGCTCAAACCACCGCTGGACTGGATGACGATCTGCTGCTCCTTACCGGTGCCCTTGTCCTTAGCCGAAACGTGAACAATGCCGTTCGCATCGATGTCGAACACTACCTCGATTTGGGGCACTCCGCGCGGTGCTGGGGGAATTCCCACCAGTGTGAAGGAACCAAGGAGCTTGTTGTCGTTGGCCATCTCACGCTCGCCCTGGTGAACCTTAATCTCCACCTGGGTCTGGCCATCACTGGCGGTCGAGAAGACCTGCGACTTCTTGGTGGGAATAGTGGTGTTACGGGAAATCAGACGGGTGAACACTCCGCCCAAGGTTTCAATACCCAGGGACAGGGGGGTAACGTCGAGCAGCAGCACATCGGTGACATCACCGGCCAACACACCTCCCTGAACGGCGGCACCAACAGCCACAGCTTCATCAGGGTTCACAGAACGCGACGGCTGGCGTCCGAACAGCTCCTGCACGGTGGACTGCACCTTGGGCATTCGAGTCATACCGCCGACCAACAGAACCTCTCCGATCTCAGACTTGGAGACCTCGGCATCGGACAGAGCCTTCTGGCAGGGCTGGATGGTGCGCTTGATCAGATCGCCCACCAGGCTCTCCAACTTGGAGCGGGTCAATTTCAGGTTCATGTGCTGGGGTCCGGCGGCATCCATGGTCAGATAGGGCAGATTGATGTCGGTCTGCTGGGAGGAGGACAGCTCGCACTTGGCCTTCTCGGCCGCCTCCTTCAGGCGCTGCATGGCAATGTTGTCCTTGCGGATGTCGATGCCACTGTCCTTCTTGAACTCGGCCACCAGGAAGTTGACGATATGGTTGTCGAAGTCTTCACCACCCAACAGGGTATCTCCGTTGGTGGACTTGACCTCGAACACTCCCTTCTGGATCTCCAGGATCGAAATATCGAAGGTGCCGCCACCCAAATCGTAAACGGCAATGCTGCAAGGAGAAATGATGGTAATTTAAGTTAATACATAAAGAataaaaacaacttttttattgGAAAACTATTGTTACCAGATTTTAATATAGaatcaaattcaaaactcttgatatattatttacttttagctaaataaaagaaaagtatCTGGTGATTCTAACAAAATGAACATTGTGAAGCCAAATTCAATGTCTTgagattaaatatttaaaaccaaGATAAGAACTAGGCCTTTGGAATCAATCAGCTTGCGACTGTGTAGATAAGACAAAACAATAATATGGGAAATCGGAGAtaaggtgttttttttttcaaaaaaaatctGTGAAAATTCTTGAAGCATTGCTTATGtgccatttttttaagttaataaaaaataagcagAAATATTAAGAGCCAATAAAGAtaactaataataaataaagttatcGAATACTCACATTTTGTCTTCCGTCTTGTCCATTCCGTAGGCCAAAGCGGCAGCAGTAGGCTCGTTGATCACACGCAGCACATTGAGTCCGGCGATTTGTCCGGCATCCTTGGTGGCCTGGCGCTGCGAGTCGTTGAAGTAGGCTGGCACGGTGACCACAGCGTTCTTCACGGGAGTGTTCAGGTAAGCCTCAGCGGTCTCCTTCATCTTGATCAGGATAAAGGCACCGATCTGAGAGGGCGAGTACACCTTGCCGTCGGTGGAGGACACCCAGGCGTCGCCGTTTGAGGCCTTGACCAccttgtaggacaagttggtGATGTCCTTCTTCACCTCGGGATCGTCGAAACGCCTGCCAATCAGACGCTTGGTGGCGTAGAAAGTGTTGGCCGAGTTGGTCACAGCCTGGCGCTTGGCGGGCATGCCAACCAGTCGCTCGCCATCCTTGGTGAAGGCGACGTGGGAGGGTGTGGTGCGGGCTCCCTCGGCGTTCTCGATCACCTTGGCCTGCTTGCCCTCCATGACGGCCAAGCAGGAGTTGGTGGTACCCAAATCGATGCCAATAACAGCACCTTTGACCTCACCGGACCTGGAAAATGGTGGAAAGTTGGTTTTACACAGGCATATGGATGTAGTGGGCTGATAAGGCCGCCGGCAACAAGTAGAGATAAGAGCCACGTTTTCTGACTATAGATATTTCCAATTATCATGGAGGATTTCTTTAAATATCCTCTATTATGATGCAACCCAAGGAGGCTTCTGGAAAATCGTAATTATCTTTGCCGAGTGCTTACATAAGCGGGGCGTGATAAT is part of the Drosophila biarmipes strain raj3 chromosome 2R, RU_DBia_V1.1, whole genome shotgun sequence genome and encodes:
- the LOC108036444 gene encoding ATP-dependent translocase ABCB1 encodes the protein MTVKNGDIVKDDVNSRSQYKTNIVLSSQIEDSERDRKSFDPNKSKKKSKHDEAEASDEEDGFKYEEEVKQVSYFQLFRYATNKDRGLYVIGLLSAVATGLTTPANSLIFGNLANDMIDLGGMAAGGKTYRADDDAGTLLLDKVREFSLQNTYIGIIMLVCSYLSITCFNYAAHSQILTIRSKFFRSILHQDMKWYDFNQSGEVASRMNEDLSKMEDGLAEKVVMFIHYFVSFVGSLVLAFVKGWQLSLVCLTSLPLTFIAMGLVSVATSRLAKKEVTMYAGAAVVAEGALSGIRTVKAFEGEAKELAAYRQSVVAAKLLNIKRNMFSGIGFGLLWFFIYASYSLAFWYGVGLVIKGYNDPYYANYDAGTMITVFFSVMMGSMNIGMAAPYIEAFGIAKGACAKVFHIIEQIPIINPIDAGGKKLNEPLTSIEFRDVEFQYPTRAEIPILNKLNLEIHRGQTVALVGPSGCGKSTCIQLIQRFYDPQAGNLYFNGTNLKDIDINWLRSRIGVVGQEPVLFGVSIYENIRYGREDATREEIEAAAAAANAAIFIKKLPKGYHTLVGERGAQLSGGQKQRIAIARALIRDPEILLLDEATSALDTASEAKVQAALEKVSAGRTTIVVAHRLSTVRRADRIVVINKGEVVESGTHQELMELKDHYYNLVTTQLGDDDGSVLSPTGDIYKNFDIKDEDEEEIKILSEDEDEEEVVADKKDKKKKKKVKDPNEVKPMAEVMKMSKPEYLQITIGCISSVIMGCAMPVFAVLFGSILQILSVKDNDEYVRENSNQYSLYFLIAGIVVGFATFFQIYFFGIAGERLTERLRGLMFETMLRQEVAWFDDKANGTGSLCARLSGDAAAVQGATGQRIGTIIQSISTLVLGIGLSMYYEWSLGLVALAFTPFILIAFYMQRTLMAKENMGSAKTMENCTKLAVEVVSNIRTVVSLGREEMFHQNYISMLIPAVAISKRNTHFRGMVYGLARSLMFFAYAACMYYGTWCVINRGIEFGDVFKVSQALIMGTASIANALAFAPNMQKGVSAAKTIFTFLRRQPMIVDRPGVSRAPWHSEGNVRYEKVEFSYPTRREIQVLKGLNLSVLKGQKVALVGPSGCGKSTCIQLVQRFYDVDGGATLIDEQDVRDVSMTNLRHQLGIVSQEPILFDRTIKENISYGDNSRIVTDQEIISACKKSNIHEFIANLPLGYETRMGEKGAQLSGGQKQRIAIARALIRNPKIMLLDEATSALDAESEKVVQDALDAASEGRTTITIAHRLSTVVHSDVIVVLENGVVCEAGDHKQLLENRGLYYTLYKLQSGAM
- the LOC108036445 gene encoding heat shock 70 kDa protein cognate 5; this encodes MLRVPKFLPRLARQAGVVPTNISGASSMFRNLPGATNGQLRYKSGEVKGAVIGIDLGTTNSCLAVMEGKQAKVIENAEGARTTPSHVAFTKDGERLVGMPAKRQAVTNSANTFYATKRLIGRRFDDPEVKKDITNLSYKVVKASNGDAWVSSTDGKVYSPSQIGAFILIKMKETAEAYLNTPVKNAVVTVPAYFNDSQRQATKDAGQIAGLNVLRVINEPTAAALAYGMDKTEDKIIAVYDLGGGTFDISILEIQKGVFEVKSTNGDTLLGGEDFDNHIVNFLVAEFKKDSGIDIRKDNIAMQRLKEAAEKAKCELSSSQQTDINLPYLTMDAAGPQHMNLKLTRSKLESLVGDLIKRTIQPCQKALSDAEVSKSEIGEVLLVGGMTRMPKVQSTVQELFGRQPSRSVNPDEAVAVGAAVQGGVLAGDVTDVLLLDVTPLSLGIETLGGVFTRLISRNTTIPTKKSQVFSTASDGQTQVEIKVHQGEREMANDNKLLGSFTLVGIPPAPRGVPQIEVVFDIDANGIVHVSAKDKGTGKEQQIVIQSSGGLSKDEIENMIKKAEEYATADKQKRELIEIVNQGESIVHDTETKMEEFKSQLPAEECEKLKKEIADLRTLLANKETADLEEVRKATSSLQQSSLKLFELAYKKMSAERESNAGAGSSDSSSSSDTSGEAKKEEKN